One genomic region from Sphingobacterium multivorum encodes:
- a CDS encoding carboxymuconolactone decarboxylase family protein: protein MNTRLNIAKVDATAYKAMMGLETYLNDIFLNPIQKELIKIRASQINGCAFCLDMHTKDALKYGETPQRIFLLNAWRETDLFTKEEQILLEMTEEITLIHQKGLTESTFQKAKEIFEEKEIAQIIMAIITINAWNRIGISTHLELLK from the coding sequence ATGAACACACGATTGAATATTGCAAAAGTAGATGCAACGGCCTATAAGGCAATGATGGGATTGGAAACCTATCTCAATGATATTTTTTTAAATCCAATTCAAAAGGAACTCATAAAAATACGTGCTTCTCAAATCAATGGCTGTGCCTTTTGCTTAGATATGCACACGAAGGATGCGCTGAAGTATGGTGAAACGCCACAACGGATATTTTTATTAAATGCCTGGCGAGAAACGGATCTATTCACTAAGGAAGAACAGATTTTGTTGGAGATGACAGAGGAGATCACATTGATACATCAAAAGGGTTTGACAGAAAGCACTTTTCAAAAAGCAAAAGAAATATTTGAAGAAAAGGAGATTGCACAGATTATTATGGCGATCATTACCATAAATGCGTGGAATAGAATTGGCATCAGCACCCATTTAGAACTATTAAAGTAG
- a CDS encoding SRPBCC family protein — MKILKKILIVLAIIIAIPLITAIFVSKDFSAQSEITINKPKQEVFNYVKMLKNQDNFGVWQLSDPQMKKTEQGVDGQVGYKSSWDGKKVGKGSQTITKIVEGETIETALDFGMGEPAKGYFILKEISPNQTLVTWGISGKSPYPWNFMNLFMNMNKDFDQGLKNLKNRLE; from the coding sequence ATGAAAATCCTAAAAAAAATCCTAATTGTTTTGGCGATCATCATCGCTATTCCCTTAATTACTGCAATCTTCGTCAGTAAAGACTTCTCGGCCCAGAGTGAGATAACAATCAATAAGCCAAAGCAGGAAGTGTTCAACTACGTGAAAATGCTTAAGAACCAAGATAACTTTGGTGTATGGCAGCTTTCAGACCCGCAAATGAAAAAAACTGAACAGGGTGTGGATGGTCAAGTCGGCTATAAATCCAGCTGGGATGGTAAGAAAGTTGGTAAAGGTTCACAGACCATTACAAAAATCGTCGAGGGCGAAACAATTGAAACGGCCCTAGATTTCGGCATGGGTGAACCAGCTAAGGGTTATTTCATCTTAAAAGAAATCTCGCCTAATCAAACTTTGGTGACCTGGGGAATTTCAGGAAAATCGCCCTATCCATGGAACTTTATGAACTTATTTATGAATATGAATAAAGACTTCGATCAGGGTCTGAAAAACTTAAAAAATAGACTAGAATAG
- a CDS encoding Bax inhibitor-1/YccA family protein: MESQEYILINDDAERGVFYKKTYLHVALSILAFIVLESLLIKLIPYDFIVWMVSGKFIWLFLLGCFWLGSTLSSRWTLSQSRQTQYLGLAFYIVLEAIIFLPMIFMAVFMTEGISVIYQASIMTLALFTGLTVVAFVSNKDFSFLRNILVIGGFLSLGAIVAGAIFGFELGLWFSVAMIALASGSILYQTQNLKYSYGNEQYVGAALQLFSSIMLLFWYILRILMRRR; encoded by the coding sequence ATGGAATCACAAGAGTATATTCTTATCAATGATGACGCTGAAAGGGGCGTTTTTTATAAAAAAACCTATCTTCATGTTGCGCTTTCGATTTTAGCATTTATCGTTTTGGAAAGTTTGCTGATCAAATTGATCCCTTATGATTTTATCGTTTGGATGGTTAGCGGAAAATTTATTTGGTTGTTCTTATTGGGATGTTTTTGGTTGGGGTCCACCCTTTCATCAAGATGGACACTTTCGCAAAGCCGTCAAACCCAATATTTAGGCCTAGCATTCTATATTGTACTGGAGGCAATCATCTTCCTGCCGATGATTTTTATGGCGGTATTTATGACCGAAGGAATTAGTGTCATTTATCAGGCAAGTATAATGACTTTGGCCTTGTTTACCGGCCTTACTGTCGTTGCATTTGTATCCAATAAAGATTTTTCATTTCTCAGAAATATCCTGGTGATTGGAGGCTTCTTATCTTTGGGAGCAATTGTTGCTGGAGCTATTTTTGGTTTTGAACTTGGATTATGGTTTTCGGTTGCCATGATTGCACTTGCTTCCGGAAGCATACTCTATCAAACTCAAAATCTGAAGTATAGTTACGGCAACGAACAATATGTAGGGGCAGCCTTGCAGCTGTTTTCATCAATCATGTTGCTGTTCTGGTACATTCTACGAATTTTAATGCGCAGAAGATAA
- a CDS encoding TolC family protein, producing MTNRRKIQWVIAFSLSAAVTGCKVPKATQIQENKFVPKQYTDVAQSDTTNSASVKWREFFTDPNLVVLIDTALKNNQELNVTLQELAIAKNDILLRKGALKPTVGLRAGGGVEKVGRYTSQGAGDASTEIAPGKEMPDPLGDLTIGAYASWEIDVWKKLKDSEQAALNRYLATVEGKNFVLSSLIAEVARSYYELLALDNQLAIIKQNIELQDNALAVIRLQKQAARVTELAVQKFEAEVLKTKGMEFETRQQIKETENRINFLLGRFPQEIKRDKSNFVDLIPAKVQTGIPSQLLSNRPDIREAEYELAAAKLDVQIARKEFYPSLEISAALGLQAFKPSYLFKMPESVLYNLIGELAAPLINKNGLKAEFNTANAKQIQAVYNYEKTILNAYLEVSTQLSNIENLGRSYDFKTKEVEVLNNSVSVSNDLFKSARADYMEVLMTQRDVLDSKLELIETKKQQLNAVVNIYKDLGGGWK from the coding sequence ATGACTAATCGCAGAAAAATACAATGGGTCATTGCATTTTCGCTTTCAGCAGCAGTGACGGGATGTAAGGTTCCGAAAGCGACACAAATACAGGAGAATAAATTCGTTCCGAAGCAGTATACAGATGTAGCTCAATCAGATACAACGAATTCAGCGTCGGTTAAGTGGCGTGAATTTTTTACGGATCCAAATTTAGTTGTATTGATCGATACAGCGTTGAAAAACAATCAGGAGCTGAATGTTACTTTGCAGGAGTTGGCGATCGCAAAGAATGATATTCTTTTACGAAAAGGGGCATTGAAACCCACTGTTGGTTTACGTGCCGGAGGTGGTGTTGAAAAAGTTGGACGATACACCAGTCAGGGGGCCGGTGATGCCAGTACAGAAATAGCCCCTGGAAAGGAAATGCCGGATCCACTAGGAGATTTGACCATTGGTGCATATGCCAGTTGGGAAATCGACGTTTGGAAAAAACTGAAGGACTCCGAACAAGCAGCACTGAACCGTTATCTTGCTACGGTAGAAGGGAAAAATTTTGTCTTAAGTAGCCTTATTGCCGAAGTTGCCCGTTCGTATTATGAATTATTGGCATTGGACAATCAGTTGGCTATTATCAAACAAAATATCGAGCTCCAGGACAATGCGCTTGCGGTAATCCGATTGCAGAAACAGGCTGCTCGTGTAACAGAACTGGCGGTTCAAAAGTTTGAAGCGGAAGTGTTGAAGACAAAAGGTATGGAATTTGAGACGCGGCAACAGATCAAAGAAACTGAAAACCGTATTAATTTTCTATTGGGACGTTTCCCACAAGAGATCAAACGTGACAAAAGCAATTTTGTCGATCTGATTCCGGCGAAAGTTCAGACAGGTATACCGAGCCAACTACTAAGCAATAGACCTGATATTCGTGAGGCCGAGTATGAGCTCGCTGCCGCGAAGTTGGACGTACAGATCGCGCGGAAAGAGTTTTATCCTTCTTTGGAGATTTCGGCTGCTCTGGGTTTACAGGCATTCAAGCCTTCTTATCTATTTAAGATGCCTGAATCAGTTTTGTATAATCTAATAGGGGAGCTTGCAGCACCTTTGATCAACAAAAATGGGCTTAAAGCGGAATTTAATACAGCCAACGCGAAACAAATACAGGCGGTATATAATTACGAGAAGACCATTCTGAATGCTTACTTAGAAGTCTCTACACAACTTTCTAATATTGAAAACCTCGGGCGCAGCTACGATTTCAAAACAAAAGAAGTTGAGGTCCTGAATAATTCCGTGTCTGTGTCAAATGATCTCTTTAAATCAGCGAGGGCAGACTATATGGAGGTTTTAATGACACAACGCGATGTACTGGATTCAAAACTTGAATTGATAGAAACAAAGAAGCAGCAGCTTAACGCTGTTGTCAATATCTATAAAGATTTGGGAGGAGGCTGGAAATAA
- a CDS encoding efflux RND transporter permease subunit, translating to MFSRFINRPVLSIVISLIIVFLGVLSMVQLPVTQFPSISPPKVNITAEYPGANGELMIKSVIIPLERAINGVPGMKYMASDAGNDGEASIQVVFNLGTDPNQASLNVQNRVASVVNKLPPIVVREGVKITREESNMLMYINLYSKDKELDGNFMYNYADMNIVSELRRVDGVGVANILGTRELAMRIWLKPDRMTAYKISAEEVMKALSEQSLEASPGKAGESSGMTSQSFEYVLKYPGRFTTTEGYGNIVLRAGENGEMLRLKDVAEIKFGSAMYDIYSTLNGKPSAAIVLKQSYGSNASQVIQDVKSKMKELKASFPKGLDYEISYDVSKFLDASMEKVVHTLLEAFVLVAIVVFLFLGDWRSTLIPTIAVPVSLVGSFLFMQFFGITINLITLFALVLAIGVVVDDAIVVIEAVHAKMEELHISAYKATKKAMHEISGAIVAITFLMAAVFIPVAFMSGPVGIFYRQFSITMATSIILSGVVALTLTPALCAIMLKNNHGKARKKSIIDKFLDSFNRLFDKMSNKYVYLLKGIVDKRIFTFLVLIGFCIGAYFLNNAVPAGFIPNEDQGMIYAIIQTPPGSTLERTNLAAQTLQKEAEDIDGVQSVSSLAGYEILTEGTGANTGTCLINLKSWEERKESSQEIIEQLEAAAKNIPGASIEFFQPPAVPGYGAAGGFELRLLDKAGSGDYKKMETVSKDFVRELNKRPELSSVFTFYSASFPQYMLHIDNDLAQQKGVTIDNALNTLSTLVGSNYETNFIKYDRQYKVMVQALPQYRALPEDILKLYVKNDKDEMVPFSAFMHMEKVYGLSEITRHNMYMASEISGSAAPGYSSGEAIQVINEVAAKTLPRGYGIDWAGISKDQVGRGNQAIYIFLICLGFVYLILSAQYESFIMPFAVLLSLPIGIFGAFLLLKLLGLENNIYAQVALVMLIGLLGKNAVLIVEFAAQRHSQGLSIIEAALDGAKVRFRPILMTSFAFIAGLIPLVMASGPGAIGNRTIGTAAAGGMLFGTVFGIVVIPGLYFIFGTIASKRKLIKHEDENPLTEELDNND from the coding sequence ATTGTGTTTTTGGGTGTGCTTTCGATGGTACAGCTTCCTGTAACACAATTTCCGTCAATATCGCCACCGAAGGTGAACATCACTGCCGAGTATCCTGGAGCCAATGGTGAGTTGATGATTAAATCAGTTATCATTCCGCTGGAACGGGCGATCAATGGGGTTCCGGGAATGAAATACATGGCTTCCGATGCCGGTAATGACGGGGAAGCAAGTATTCAGGTCGTATTCAACCTAGGAACGGATCCGAATCAGGCTTCTTTAAATGTACAGAACCGCGTAGCCTCTGTGGTTAACAAGCTTCCGCCAATTGTGGTCCGTGAAGGGGTGAAGATTACACGTGAAGAATCCAATATGTTAATGTACATCAATCTCTACAGTAAAGACAAGGAGCTTGATGGAAATTTTATGTATAACTATGCGGACATGAATATTGTCTCCGAATTACGTCGGGTGGACGGTGTCGGGGTGGCAAATATTCTTGGAACACGCGAATTAGCGATGCGTATTTGGTTGAAACCTGATCGAATGACAGCCTACAAGATTTCTGCAGAAGAGGTGATGAAAGCCTTATCCGAGCAAAGTTTGGAAGCTTCACCAGGTAAAGCCGGGGAGTCGTCTGGTATGACCTCCCAGTCTTTTGAATATGTATTGAAATACCCGGGGCGTTTTACAACTACGGAAGGTTATGGCAATATCGTTTTACGTGCGGGTGAAAATGGTGAAATGTTACGTTTAAAAGATGTTGCGGAAATCAAATTCGGTTCGGCGATGTACGATATCTACTCTACACTGAATGGAAAACCATCTGCAGCGATTGTCTTAAAACAATCTTATGGAAGTAATGCTTCTCAGGTAATTCAAGACGTTAAAAGCAAAATGAAGGAATTGAAAGCTTCCTTTCCGAAAGGGCTGGATTACGAAATTAGCTATGACGTATCAAAATTCTTGGATGCATCCATGGAAAAAGTAGTCCATACTTTATTGGAAGCATTTGTGCTTGTTGCTATTGTGGTTTTTCTATTCTTAGGAGATTGGCGTTCGACATTGATTCCGACCATTGCAGTACCGGTTTCCTTGGTGGGATCGTTTTTGTTCATGCAGTTTTTTGGCATTACCATCAACTTGATCACATTGTTTGCACTGGTGCTTGCCATAGGTGTGGTTGTGGACGATGCGATTGTGGTTATTGAGGCTGTCCATGCTAAAATGGAAGAGCTTCATATTTCGGCCTATAAGGCGACCAAAAAAGCGATGCACGAAATCAGTGGTGCTATTGTTGCGATCACATTCCTTATGGCGGCGGTTTTTATTCCGGTTGCCTTTATGTCTGGCCCCGTAGGGATATTCTATAGACAGTTTTCCATTACCATGGCTACTTCCATCATCTTATCGGGTGTTGTGGCATTAACACTCACTCCGGCTTTATGTGCGATTATGCTGAAGAATAACCATGGAAAGGCAAGAAAGAAATCCATTATCGATAAATTCCTGGATTCTTTCAATAGATTGTTTGATAAGATGTCCAACAAATATGTTTACTTGTTGAAGGGCATAGTGGATAAGCGCATTTTTACATTTTTAGTATTAATTGGTTTTTGTATTGGCGCATATTTTTTGAATAATGCTGTTCCTGCAGGTTTTATCCCCAATGAAGATCAGGGGATGATTTATGCTATTATTCAAACGCCGCCAGGATCGACATTGGAACGGACCAATCTAGCGGCCCAGACATTGCAAAAAGAAGCTGAAGACATTGATGGTGTACAATCGGTATCTTCATTGGCTGGTTATGAAATCCTGACTGAAGGAACCGGGGCAAATACAGGTACTTGTTTGATCAACTTGAAAAGCTGGGAAGAACGTAAAGAATCCTCGCAGGAGATCATAGAGCAACTGGAGGCCGCTGCCAAAAATATCCCAGGAGCGTCTATCGAGTTTTTCCAACCACCGGCCGTACCGGGCTATGGTGCTGCGGGTGGATTTGAGCTTCGTCTTCTGGACAAAGCAGGTTCTGGCGACTACAAGAAAATGGAAACGGTAAGTAAGGATTTTGTGCGTGAATTGAACAAAAGGCCTGAATTATCGTCTGTATTTACCTTCTATAGTGCAAGTTTTCCGCAGTATATGTTGCATATCGACAATGATCTGGCGCAACAGAAGGGTGTTACCATTGATAATGCACTGAATACGCTTTCGACTTTGGTGGGCAGTAATTACGAAACGAATTTCATTAAGTATGACCGCCAATATAAAGTTATGGTTCAGGCTTTGCCGCAATACAGGGCTTTGCCGGAAGATATCTTGAAGCTATATGTAAAGAATGATAAAGACGAAATGGTACCATTTTCAGCATTTATGCATATGGAAAAGGTTTACGGTCTTTCTGAGATCACCCGGCACAATATGTATATGGCATCTGAAATTTCGGGCTCTGCCGCACCAGGTTATAGTAGTGGTGAAGCAATTCAGGTGATTAATGAAGTCGCTGCCAAGACCTTACCACGAGGCTATGGCATTGATTGGGCTGGTATTTCCAAAGATCAGGTAGGTCGTGGAAATCAGGCAATTTATATTTTCTTAATTTGTCTTGGTTTCGTTTACTTGATACTTTCCGCTCAATATGAGAGCTTTATTATGCCTTTTGCGGTGTTGCTTTCTTTACCAATCGGAATCTTTGGGGCATTTCTACTATTGAAGTTATTGGGATTGGAAAACAATATTTACGCGCAGGTCGCTTTGGTCATGCTTATCGGTCTACTTGGTAAAAATGCCGTGTTGATTGTTGAATTTGCTGCTCAACGGCATTCGCAGGGATTGAGTATTATTGAGGCTGCCTTGGACGGTGCTAAAGTTAGGTTTAGACCTATTTTGATGACATCTTTTGCTTTTATCGCCGGGTTGATTCCCTTAGTTATGGCTTCTGGCCCGGGTGCAATTGGAAACCGTACGATCGGTACAGCGGCAGCGGGAGGTATGTTGTTTGGGACGGTTTTTGGTATTGTGGTGATACCGGGCTTATACTTTATCTTCGGGACTATTGCCTCCAAACGCAAGCTTATTAAACACGAAGATGAAAATCCATTAACTGAAGAACTTGATAATAATGACTAA